One Burkholderiales bacterium DNA window includes the following coding sequences:
- a CDS encoding DUF3320 domain-containing protein, which yields MTPSDNRPASIRLDSALSPRLNLAFHQNAVPFLRELVVVNESDAAVHSLEIALNSEPAFLKQRTWRVESVAAGERYHLSELDVALDGALLGRLTEAETAQVSFVIAAGGSELHRLESSVELLPRNHWGGLGHVPEMIAAFVQPNDPAVDRLLKKAADVLRQHGKAAALDGYQGGSKRAWELASAVWTALGSLGLDYALPPASFERVGQKVRSPGQIVDGGIATCLDTTLLFCAAIEQCGLNPLVVLTRGHAFAGVWLKAEDFTNAVVDDVTALRKRVKLNEMVLIETTLLAQRPCPAFSHAIDHGARHIAESEEDAFELVVDVRRARTQRIRPLSGAEAAAHAVAAPEAQSQPAFEEAPDLDDDAPAVESRDSGTPKDRLDRWQRKLLDLSLRNNLLNFRPSKRSVRLDIPDAGKVEDALALGRSLKLLPRPDLMDGADPRSQAIHESRHREDLRRQHALEALTRDEVLIDLPREELEGRLVELYRTARATLQEGGANTLYLALGFLSWTVADKDDKRCRAPLILVPVTLTRRSVRSGFSVALHEDEPRFNPTLLEMLRQDFKLVLPVATGELPRDERGLDIPGIWKSVAHAVKDIRGWEVVEDVVLATFSFAKYLMWKDLVDRTDTLRLNPVVRHLIDTPRDPYPGTIAFPDPRALDATHGPERTFCPLPSDSSQLAAILAAAQGKDFVLIGPPGTGKSQTISNLISQCLAEGKTVLFVSEKIAALDVVYRRLRAVELGEFCLELHSSKARKLDVLEQLRKAWNARGGSDDGAWQKEAQRLKKLRDELNVYVERLHRRHRNGLSPFAAMGRVVARRDDPQLGLSWPSADAQDEDALDNLRDLADRLDADLREVQAVAHGPLAAVAHSEWSPAWQQAFIDASRDLIVRSEALSQATAAFCEALALPEIALDARGRDGLAALARVLPQAARRDWRFVLRPDARPVCESIARGLELLARHESLTADLSLPYRPDALHLDLEGLQAQWNEAGATWWPRSWFMRRAVTGALARAASTAGTPNAGDDLPRLSSLRALEEDLAKLDDLREKTAGVWSGLATNIDEAGQALRFQQGFAVALGGLAPNAAALPALTAALESILGQGNALLEPTAAVGAAAEACVTAFGRFQSAHETWSGLAAIQPDAAMSPDLESLVTTCRGLIAQEPRLRAWCAWRRARTAAVAAGLGPLVSAMETGAIPPGSARDTFETAYCRWWINATVDRDEVLRDFVPAEHEKRIEDFRALDERYTALTRAYVRARLCAGLPDLNAVPKASEWGLLRREMEKKRRHLPLRELIGGIPAALTRLTPCLLMSPLSIAQYLPAGVAAFDVVIFDEASQIPVWDAVGAIARGRQVVMVGDPKQLPPTSFFERAEEDGDDDIEIDADLESILDECMGANLPTMNLAWHYRSRHESLIAFSNHRYYGGGLVTFPSPVTDDRAVSFHPVKDGLYEKGGARINKPEAQALVADLVARLKTPGFTESRHTIGVVTFNVEQQRLIEDLLDEERRKDASLEPHFAEDALEPVFVKNLESVQGDERDIMYFSVTYGPDKTGAVSMNFGPMNRDGGHRRLNVAVTRARHALRVYSTLTPDRIDLSRTQAIGVRDLKHFLEFAERGPRALAEAVFGSTGDHDSPFEQAVAEALAAKGWTVHSQVGVSAFRIDLGVVDPDVPGRYLAGLECDGATYHRSATARDRDKLREQVLRDLGWQIERIWSTDWWQDAQSALSRLHERLESLLAQARASRSAVASSPPPQAALQAHDSAPTPPSGVYAGAAASPATPSAVRPASRWIEADAASAVASVDAGAFHDRAYDATLEAMIEHVVALEAPLRADVLARRIARAHGWARTGTRIKERVLEIARQRYRPAAEGSDVFIWPAGHDTATWPSFRRPDNGAARPVDEIALPELIALAAEIRSQGFEGEAAIQAMARVAGLPQLRAASRARLELAWAAAPSA from the coding sequence ATGACTCCTTCCGACAACCGACCGGCGTCGATCCGCCTCGACTCCGCCCTCTCCCCGCGACTGAACCTCGCGTTCCACCAGAACGCGGTGCCTTTCCTGCGCGAGCTGGTGGTGGTGAACGAGTCGGACGCCGCGGTGCACTCGCTCGAGATCGCGCTCAATTCGGAGCCCGCTTTCCTGAAGCAGCGCACCTGGCGCGTCGAGAGCGTTGCAGCGGGCGAGCGCTATCACCTGTCCGAGCTCGACGTCGCGCTCGACGGCGCTCTGCTGGGCCGGCTCACCGAGGCGGAGACGGCGCAGGTGTCCTTCGTGATCGCGGCCGGCGGAAGCGAGCTTCATCGCCTTGAATCGTCCGTCGAGCTGCTGCCCCGCAATCACTGGGGCGGGTTGGGCCATGTCCCCGAGATGATCGCGGCGTTCGTGCAGCCGAACGATCCAGCGGTCGATCGCCTATTGAAGAAGGCCGCGGACGTCCTGCGACAGCACGGCAAGGCCGCGGCGCTGGACGGCTACCAGGGCGGCTCGAAGCGCGCGTGGGAGCTCGCATCGGCGGTGTGGACCGCGTTGGGATCGCTCGGCCTCGACTATGCGCTGCCGCCTGCGAGCTTCGAGCGCGTGGGCCAGAAGGTACGCAGCCCCGGCCAGATCGTCGACGGCGGCATCGCCACGTGCCTCGATACCACCCTCCTCTTCTGCGCCGCGATCGAGCAATGCGGGCTGAACCCGCTCGTCGTCCTCACGCGCGGCCACGCGTTCGCGGGCGTGTGGCTCAAGGCCGAGGACTTCACGAATGCGGTGGTCGACGATGTGACCGCCTTGCGCAAACGGGTGAAGCTGAACGAGATGGTCCTGATCGAGACCACGCTGCTCGCGCAAAGGCCCTGCCCCGCCTTCAGCCACGCCATCGACCACGGTGCGCGACACATCGCGGAATCCGAGGAGGACGCCTTCGAGCTCGTCGTCGACGTGCGCCGCGCGCGCACGCAGCGTATCCGTCCGCTCTCGGGCGCCGAGGCCGCGGCGCACGCCGTTGCCGCGCCTGAAGCGCAGTCCCAGCCCGCGTTCGAGGAAGCGCCCGATCTGGACGACGACGCACCGGCGGTCGAGTCCCGAGACAGCGGCACGCCGAAGGATCGCCTCGATCGCTGGCAACGCAAGCTCCTCGATCTGTCGCTCCGCAACAACCTGCTGAACTTCCGCCCCTCAAAACGCTCCGTGCGCCTGGACATTCCCGACGCCGGCAAGGTCGAAGACGCGCTCGCGCTCGGAAGATCGTTGAAGCTCCTGCCGCGGCCCGACCTCATGGACGGCGCCGATCCGCGCAGCCAGGCGATACACGAGAGCCGTCACCGCGAGGACCTGCGCAGACAGCACGCGCTCGAAGCGCTGACGCGCGACGAGGTGCTGATAGACCTGCCGCGGGAAGAGCTGGAAGGCCGGCTCGTGGAGCTCTATCGCACAGCGCGCGCGACGCTGCAGGAAGGCGGCGCGAACACGCTTTATCTCGCGCTCGGCTTTCTGTCGTGGACCGTCGCCGACAAGGACGACAAGCGCTGCCGCGCGCCGCTGATACTCGTTCCCGTCACGCTGACCCGCAGAAGCGTGCGGTCGGGATTCTCCGTCGCCCTGCACGAGGACGAGCCCCGGTTCAACCCCACTCTGCTCGAGATGCTGCGCCAGGATTTCAAGCTCGTGCTGCCGGTCGCCACCGGCGAGCTTCCGCGCGACGAGCGCGGCCTCGACATACCGGGCATCTGGAAATCGGTCGCGCACGCGGTCAAGGACATTCGCGGCTGGGAGGTCGTCGAGGACGTCGTGCTGGCCACGTTCTCGTTCGCGAAGTATCTGATGTGGAAAGACCTCGTCGACCGTACCGACACGCTCAGGCTCAACCCGGTCGTGCGCCATCTCATCGACACCCCGCGCGACCCTTATCCGGGCACGATCGCGTTTCCCGACCCGCGTGCACTGGATGCGACGCACGGTCCCGAACGCACCTTCTGCCCGCTGCCTTCGGACTCCTCGCAGCTTGCCGCGATCCTCGCGGCGGCCCAGGGGAAGGACTTCGTGCTGATCGGCCCGCCGGGTACAGGAAAAAGCCAGACGATCTCGAACCTGATCTCGCAGTGTCTCGCCGAGGGCAAGACCGTTCTCTTCGTGTCCGAGAAGATCGCCGCGCTCGACGTGGTCTATCGGCGCCTGCGTGCGGTGGAGCTCGGCGAGTTCTGCCTCGAGCTGCATTCGAGCAAAGCGCGCAAGCTCGACGTGCTCGAGCAGCTGCGCAAGGCGTGGAACGCCCGAGGCGGCTCAGACGACGGCGCATGGCAGAAGGAAGCCCAGCGCCTGAAGAAACTGCGCGACGAGCTCAACGTCTATGTCGAGCGCCTGCACCGGCGGCATCGCAACGGGCTCAGTCCGTTCGCAGCGATGGGACGCGTCGTCGCGCGTCGCGACGACCCGCAACTCGGTCTCTCGTGGCCCTCGGCCGACGCCCAAGACGAAGACGCTCTGGACAACCTGCGCGATCTCGCTGATCGACTGGACGCCGACCTGCGCGAGGTGCAGGCCGTTGCGCACGGTCCGTTGGCCGCCGTCGCCCACAGCGAGTGGTCGCCGGCATGGCAGCAGGCGTTCATCGACGCCTCACGCGATCTGATCGTGCGATCCGAAGCGCTGTCGCAAGCCACCGCGGCATTTTGCGAGGCGCTCGCGCTGCCGGAGATCGCGCTCGATGCGCGCGGCCGCGACGGATTGGCCGCGCTCGCCCGTGTGCTGCCGCAGGCGGCGCGACGCGACTGGCGTTTCGTGCTGCGACCCGATGCGCGCCCGGTGTGCGAAAGCATCGCTCGCGGCCTCGAGCTGCTGGCGCGTCACGAGAGCCTCACGGCGGATCTCTCGCTACCCTATCGGCCGGACGCGTTGCACCTCGATCTGGAGGGTCTTCAGGCGCAATGGAACGAAGCGGGCGCGACGTGGTGGCCGAGAAGCTGGTTCATGCGGCGCGCCGTGACTGGGGCGCTCGCACGCGCGGCGTCGACCGCCGGCACGCCGAACGCCGGCGACGACCTGCCCCGCCTGTCGAGCCTGCGCGCCCTTGAAGAGGACCTGGCGAAGCTCGATGACTTGCGGGAGAAGACGGCGGGCGTATGGTCGGGGCTCGCCACCAATATCGACGAAGCCGGGCAGGCTCTGCGCTTCCAGCAGGGCTTCGCTGTCGCCCTCGGCGGGCTCGCACCCAACGCCGCCGCGCTGCCGGCCCTCACGGCAGCTCTGGAATCCATCCTCGGTCAGGGCAATGCGCTGCTGGAACCCACTGCGGCCGTCGGTGCCGCGGCCGAAGCCTGCGTGACTGCGTTTGGACGCTTCCAGAGCGCTCACGAGACGTGGAGCGGCCTGGCGGCAATCCAGCCGGACGCCGCGATGTCGCCCGACCTCGAATCACTCGTGACCACGTGTCGTGGGCTCATCGCGCAGGAACCGCGGCTGCGCGCCTGGTGCGCCTGGCGCAGGGCGCGCACCGCAGCGGTTGCCGCCGGTCTGGGTCCGCTCGTCAGCGCGATGGAAACCGGTGCGATACCGCCCGGGAGCGCTCGCGATACGTTCGAGACCGCATACTGCCGCTGGTGGATCAACGCGACGGTCGACCGCGACGAAGTCCTCCGGGATTTCGTCCCGGCCGAGCACGAGAAGCGCATCGAGGACTTCCGGGCGCTCGACGAACGATACACCGCGCTCACGCGCGCTTACGTGCGCGCGCGGCTGTGCGCCGGCCTGCCGGACCTGAACGCGGTTCCCAAAGCGTCCGAATGGGGACTGCTCAGGCGCGAGATGGAGAAAAAGAGGCGGCACCTGCCGCTGCGCGAGCTGATCGGCGGCATTCCCGCCGCGCTGACCCGGCTGACCCCGTGTCTGCTCATGAGCCCGCTGTCGATAGCGCAGTATCTGCCGGCCGGTGTTGCGGCGTTCGACGTCGTCATCTTCGACGAAGCGTCGCAGATACCCGTGTGGGATGCGGTGGGCGCCATCGCGCGCGGCAGGCAGGTCGTGATGGTCGGCGATCCGAAGCAACTGCCGCCGACGAGCTTCTTCGAGCGGGCCGAAGAAGACGGCGACGACGACATCGAGATCGACGCCGATCTCGAAAGCATCCTCGACGAATGCATGGGCGCCAACCTGCCCACGATGAATCTCGCATGGCACTACCGCAGCCGTCATGAAAGCCTGATCGCGTTCTCCAATCACCGCTACTACGGCGGCGGCCTGGTCACGTTTCCCTCGCCGGTGACCGACGACCGCGCCGTGAGCTTCCACCCCGTCAAGGACGGTCTCTACGAAAAAGGCGGTGCGCGCATCAACAAACCCGAAGCGCAGGCGCTGGTCGCCGACCTGGTGGCGCGACTCAAGACGCCGGGCTTCACCGAAAGCAGGCACACGATCGGTGTGGTCACGTTCAACGTCGAACAGCAGCGGCTGATCGAGGACCTGCTCGACGAGGAGCGCCGCAAGGATGCGTCGCTGGAGCCGCACTTCGCCGAGGACGCGCTGGAGCCGGTCTTCGTCAAGAACCTGGAGAGCGTGCAAGGCGACGAGCGCGACATCATGTATTTCTCCGTCACGTACGGTCCGGACAAGACCGGAGCGGTGTCGATGAACTTCGGCCCGATGAATCGCGACGGCGGTCATCGCCGGCTCAACGTCGCGGTGACGCGCGCGCGACATGCGCTGCGGGTGTACTCGACATTGACGCCCGATCGCATCGATCTTTCGCGCACACAGGCGATCGGCGTGCGCGACCTCAAGCACTTCCTGGAGTTCGCCGAGCGCGGTCCGCGCGCGCTCGCGGAAGCCGTCTTCGGCTCGACCGGCGATCACGACAGTCCTTTCGAGCAAGCGGTCGCAGAGGCGCTCGCGGCCAAGGGCTGGACGGTGCACAGCCAGGTCGGCGTCTCGGCTTTCCGCATCGACCTGGGCGTGGTCGATCCCGACGTGCCCGGCCGATACCTCGCCGGCCTCGAATGCGACGGCGCCACCTATCACAGATCGGCAACGGCGAGGGATCGGGACAAGCTGCGCGAGCAGGTGCTGCGGGATCTGGGCTGGCAGATCGAGCGCATCTGGTCGACCGACTGGTGGCAGGACGCCCAGAGCGCGCTGTCCAGGCTGCACGAGCGCCTCGAATCGCTGCTGGCGCAGGCGCGCGCCTCGCGCAGTGCGGTCGCATCATCACCTCCTCCCCAAGCCGCGCTGCAGGCTCACGACAGCGCACCCACGCCGCCCAGCGGGGTCTACGCAGGTGCCGCGGCGTCGCCGGCGACACCGTCGGCCGTCCGCCCTGCGTCGCGCTGGATCGAAGCGGACGCCGCATCCGCGGTCGCGTCCGTCGACGCCGGCGCCTTCCACGATCGAGCGTACGACGCGACGCTCGAAGCCATGATCGAGCACGTGGTCGCGCTCGAAGCGCCGCTGCGCGCGGACGTCCTCGCCCGGCGCATCGCGCGCGCGCACGGCTGGGCGCGTACCGGCACGCGCATCAAGGAGCGTGTGCTCGAAATCGCCAGGCAGCGCTACCGCCCGGCGGCGGAAGGCAGCGACGTATTCATCTGGCCCGCGGGCCACGACACCGCCACGTGGCCCAGCTTCCGGCGCCCTGACAACGGCGCGGCGCGGCCCGTGGACGAGATCGCGCTGCCCGAGCTGATCGCGCTGGCCGCGGAGATACGCTCGCAGGGATTCGAGGGCGAAGCCGCGATCCAGGCCATGGCGCGTGTCGCCGGATTGCCGCAGTTGCGCGCCGCGAGCCGGGCGCGGCTCGAGCTGGCGTGGGCGGCAGCGCCTTCGGCATGA
- the csb2 gene encoding type I-U CRISPR-associated protein Csb2, which translates to MSLHLVLSFRFLSPWFHGRGDENAPEWPPSPLRAFQAVVAAAARAGTLESARGALIWLEQLTAPLIIAPEAVESAVGYRLSVPHNAMDLVGKQWIRGDEGSAAEHRTMKNLRPHRLPEDTVVHYAWKLDADSSAAPVLIAVTRSVVALGWGIDLVVGDGAVVGGEQFAELSAKLRVWEPRSDGRRGLRAPTKGTLNDLERRHGAFLSRTSFADTTLRPPPPLSTFAITNYARADQPRVPDVAGFTLMRVDSDNFRAFDAARRGMAVAGMLRHAVCTAAERAGWDEARVRASVLGHGDGHEARLLLVPVPSIEPRGDGAETAGAVRRVMVFSTDARSSDTAWAERALGGMDLIDEKTGTVQAVLAATSRNDRVLKRYVLESSTWVTVTPMLLPGHDDPRGLREKIRKAKSGEEQKSQVERLIKRREALVRKALRHAGLGDELAFSAQIETRETGFIAGVDKASRYAVPSHLAQAPRFHVKLTWPVKVAGPLCAGSGRFSGLGLFVIT; encoded by the coding sequence ATGAGTCTCCACCTCGTGTTGTCATTCCGCTTTCTCTCGCCGTGGTTCCACGGACGGGGGGACGAGAACGCACCGGAGTGGCCGCCGTCTCCGCTGCGCGCGTTTCAGGCAGTCGTAGCGGCCGCGGCGCGCGCTGGCACCTTGGAGTCGGCCCGGGGCGCGCTTATCTGGCTCGAGCAACTTACTGCACCGCTCATCATCGCTCCGGAAGCCGTTGAGAGCGCGGTAGGCTACCGGCTCTCGGTGCCGCACAACGCGATGGACCTCGTGGGGAAACAATGGATCCGGGGCGACGAAGGTAGCGCGGCCGAACACCGTACGATGAAGAACCTGCGACCGCACCGCCTGCCTGAAGACACGGTCGTGCATTACGCGTGGAAGCTCGATGCGGACTCGTCAGCCGCGCCCGTCCTTATCGCTGTAACCCGCAGCGTGGTCGCGCTCGGCTGGGGCATTGATCTCGTTGTAGGTGACGGCGCAGTCGTCGGAGGCGAGCAATTTGCCGAGCTGTCCGCGAAACTGAGGGTCTGGGAGCCGCGCAGCGACGGAAGACGGGGGCTGCGTGCGCCGACGAAAGGAACGCTCAATGATCTCGAGCGACGACACGGGGCGTTTCTTTCTCGCACCAGCTTCGCCGACACGACGCTGCGCCCGCCGCCACCTCTATCGACCTTCGCCATCACCAACTACGCTCGAGCCGATCAGCCGCGTGTACCCGACGTCGCCGGCTTCACGCTGATGCGCGTCGACTCGGACAATTTCCGTGCCTTCGACGCTGCGCGCCGCGGCATGGCCGTCGCCGGCATGTTGCGGCATGCCGTGTGCACCGCCGCCGAGCGCGCGGGGTGGGACGAAGCGCGCGTTCGCGCCTCTGTGCTGGGGCATGGCGATGGTCATGAAGCTCGCCTGTTGCTCGTGCCAGTGCCCAGCATCGAGCCGCGCGGCGACGGGGCCGAGACCGCGGGCGCCGTGCGGCGGGTAATGGTGTTCTCGACCGACGCGCGAAGCAGTGACACCGCATGGGCCGAACGTGCGCTGGGCGGCATGGACCTTATCGACGAGAAGACCGGCACGGTGCAGGCCGTGCTCGCCGCGACGTCGCGCAACGACCGCGTCCTCAAGCGCTACGTCTTGGAGTCCTCCACGTGGGTGACGGTAACGCCCATGCTGCTGCCGGGCCACGACGATCCAAGGGGACTTCGCGAGAAGATTCGGAAGGCCAAGAGCGGCGAAGAGCAGAAGTCGCAGGTCGAGCGCTTGATCAAGCGCCGCGAGGCCCTAGTGCGGAAGGCGCTGCGCCACGCAGGCCTCGGCGACGAGCTGGCGTTCTCCGCTCAGATTGAGACGCGGGAGACGGGATTCATCGCCGGCGTGGATAAGGCCTCGCGGTACGCCGTGCCCAGCCACCTCGCACAGGCGCCGCGGTTCCACGTCAAACTGACCTGGCCCGTCAAGGTCGCAGGGCCACTCTGCGCCGGTAGCGGCCGATTCTCTGGACTGGGCCTCTTTGTGATTACATGA
- a CDS encoding TIGR02678 family protein, translating into MSAERLADVLTRHRVDEREQALCALLMRPLMTAAHSQFAAVRRHADFLRGWLARETGWVLRVERDCARLYKIPADLDDASRGAPGFDRRRYVLLCLVCAVLDRADPQITLRTLGERLLSAAADPELAARGYVYALNAAHERRELVYVCRYLLELGVLHRVAGEEEGYVQHAGDALYDIGRRALASLLACTRGPSMIAATNDEALEQRLRLLVEEYVPDTVEARRNAARHHLARRLLDDPVVYFDELDAEEKEYFVNQRGAMAARLRSATGLVPELRAEGAALVDPRGEITDAALPAEGTSAHATLLVAQFLAQRAQAEPSRRTPESEVEAFLRRAVEQYGRYWRKNAREPGAERELAEEALSRLARLKLARRRDGAVEARPALLRFAFGTAEIVPPAQASLRLS; encoded by the coding sequence GTGAGTGCGGAGCGGCTGGCCGACGTCCTCACGCGGCATCGCGTCGACGAGCGCGAGCAGGCGCTGTGCGCGCTCCTCATGCGGCCTCTCATGACCGCGGCGCACTCACAGTTCGCGGCCGTGCGGCGCCACGCGGATTTCCTGCGAGGCTGGCTCGCGCGCGAGACGGGCTGGGTGCTGCGGGTCGAGCGCGACTGTGCGCGGCTGTACAAGATTCCCGCCGACCTCGACGACGCCTCGCGCGGCGCACCGGGATTCGATCGGCGCCGCTACGTCCTGCTCTGCCTCGTATGCGCCGTGCTCGACCGCGCCGACCCGCAGATCACGCTGAGGACGCTCGGCGAGCGCCTGCTGTCCGCGGCAGCGGATCCCGAGCTTGCGGCGCGCGGTTACGTCTACGCGCTCAATGCGGCGCACGAACGGCGCGAGCTCGTCTATGTCTGCCGTTACCTCCTCGAGCTGGGCGTGCTGCACCGGGTCGCCGGCGAGGAGGAAGGCTATGTGCAGCACGCCGGCGACGCGCTTTACGATATCGGCCGCCGCGCGCTCGCGAGCTTGCTCGCGTGCACCCGCGGCCCCTCGATGATCGCGGCGACGAACGACGAGGCGCTCGAGCAGCGGCTACGTCTGCTCGTCGAAGAGTACGTGCCGGACACGGTCGAAGCCCGCCGCAACGCCGCGCGCCATCATCTTGCCCGTCGCCTGCTCGACGATCCTGTGGTGTACTTCGACGAGCTCGACGCGGAAGAGAAGGAATACTTCGTCAACCAACGCGGCGCGATGGCCGCGCGCCTGCGGTCGGCGACGGGTCTGGTGCCCGAGCTGCGGGCGGAGGGCGCGGCGCTCGTCGATCCGCGCGGCGAGATCACCGACGCCGCGCTCCCAGCCGAAGGCACATCGGCGCACGCGACGCTGCTCGTCGCGCAGTTTCTGGCGCAGCGCGCCCAGGCCGAGCCGTCGCGCCGCACGCCCGAATCCGAAGTCGAGGCTTTCCTGCGCCGCGCGGTCGAGCAATACGGCCGCTACTGGCGCAAGAACGCGCGCGAGCCGGGCGCCGAACGCGAGCTCGCCGAAGAGGCGCTCTCGCGCCTCGCCCGGCTGAAGCTCGCGCGCCGCCGCGACGGCGCGGTCGAAGCGCGTCCCGCGCTGCTGCGATTCGCGTTCGGTACGGCCGAGATCGTGCCGCCGGCGCAAGCCTCACTCCGATTGTCATGA
- a CDS encoding TIGR02677 family protein encodes MNRNVYVDHPAASMTPSTRPGINHTDLFRHVTADKASLYRAIMDAFAAAKRQFRLHLRPDEVRAEARWQEAAPPLEEVQQALTQLVDWGNLRAQPDTARVTTLEDFYRARFLYSLTAGGEAVEAGLAAFVQALARRAELQSVALEDILARLSALRTLAEDEPLDPAKVHESLRDLVHVFTGLAENAQAFMAGLARSIELQRADLSAVLAYKARLIDYLERFIGDLVARSGRIARELTELGPHVERLLEAAAGREARDAAPDGAASAAPVLGERRTAWRERWRGLNGWFVGSAGAAPQAEMLRSRARAAIPQLLAAVSSLNERRSGRSDRSADFRVLAHWFAEAGCEADAHRLWRAAFALNSARHLSLAVADADIAASTAWADAPAVNVTPRLRERGQLTPRGAPPRMRDRTAERLLLADRMAHEYAQVRAARTRLANSGAGRLSELHRLDRHEFDLFLALLGEALAVQSAPDQPVERVTADGLLRVRLEPLGADTEAGIETALGRFSGRDHRITITELHAGPS; translated from the coding sequence GTGAACCGCAACGTCTACGTCGATCACCCTGCCGCATCCATGACCCCGTCCACCCGCCCCGGCATCAACCACACCGACCTGTTCCGCCACGTCACCGCCGACAAGGCGTCGCTGTATCGTGCGATCATGGACGCGTTTGCCGCGGCAAAGCGTCAGTTCCGCCTGCACCTGCGTCCGGACGAAGTGCGCGCCGAGGCGCGCTGGCAGGAAGCCGCCCCCCCTCTCGAGGAGGTCCAGCAGGCGCTGACGCAGCTCGTCGACTGGGGGAATCTGCGCGCGCAGCCCGATACCGCCCGGGTCACGACGCTCGAAGACTTCTATCGCGCGCGCTTCCTCTACAGCCTCACTGCGGGAGGCGAGGCGGTGGAAGCCGGGCTCGCGGCGTTCGTCCAGGCGCTCGCGCGGCGGGCCGAGCTGCAATCGGTCGCGCTCGAGGACATCCTCGCGCGGCTTTCGGCGCTGCGGACGCTCGCCGAAGACGAACCGCTCGACCCTGCCAAAGTGCACGAGTCGCTGCGCGACCTGGTCCACGTGTTCACCGGGCTGGCGGAGAACGCGCAGGCTTTCATGGCCGGTCTCGCGCGCAGCATCGAGCTGCAGCGCGCCGATCTCTCCGCCGTCCTCGCCTACAAGGCGCGGCTGATCGATTATCTGGAACGCTTCATCGGCGATCTCGTCGCGCGCTCAGGCCGCATCGCGCGCGAGCTCACCGAGCTCGGTCCGCACGTGGAGCGCCTGCTCGAAGCCGCGGCGGGACGTGAAGCGCGCGACGCCGCGCCCGACGGCGCCGCGAGCGCCGCGCCGGTCCTCGGGGAAAGACGGACCGCATGGCGCGAGCGCTGGCGCGGCCTCAACGGGTGGTTCGTCGGCTCGGCCGGCGCGGCGCCGCAAGCCGAGATGCTGCGCAGCCGCGCCCGCGCCGCGATCCCTCAGCTCCTGGCGGCAGTGTCATCGCTGAACGAGCGCCGCAGCGGACGCAGCGATCGCTCCGCGGACTTCCGTGTGCTCGCGCACTGGTTCGCCGAAGCCGGCTGCGAGGCCGACGCGCATCGCTTGTGGCGTGCGGCGTTCGCGCTCAACAGCGCCCGCCATCTCAGCCTGGCCGTCGCCGACGCGGACATCGCCGCCAGCACGGCGTGGGCTGACGCCCCCGCCGTGAACGTCACCCCGCGGCTGCGCGAGCGCGGTCAGCTCACGCCCCGCGGCGCGCCGCCGCGGATGCGCGACCGGACGGCGGAGCGCCTTCTGCTCGCCGACCGAATGGCGCATGAATACGCCCAGGTGCGGGCGGCGCGGACGCGACTGGCGAACAGCGGCGCTGGGCGGCTCTCAGAGCTGCACCGGCTCGACCGCCACGAGTTTGATCTGTTTCTGGCGCTGCTCGGCGAGGCCCTGGCCGTGCAGAGCGCCCCCGACCAGCCCGTCGAGCGCGTGACGGCCGACGGGCTGCTGCGCGTGAGGCTGGAGCCGCTCGGCGCCGACACCGAAGCGGGCATCGAGACCGCGCTCGGCCGCTTCTCCGGGCGCGATCACCGCATCACCATCACCGAGCTGCACGCGGGGCCGTCGTGA
- a CDS encoding DUF433 domain-containing protein produces MASLKPRHGVSLEYIMTDNELLSRITVNPQIFRGKPIVRGRRPAVEHVLGMLSAGDTQETILEGYPWLEPEDIRACLVYAYRVVAHERVEPSVTDRPA; encoded by the coding sequence GTGGCCTCATTGAAGCCGCGGCACGGCGTCTCGCTGGAGTACATCATGACCGACAATGAACTGCTGTCACGCATTACTGTCAATCCGCAGATCTTCCGCGGGAAGCCCATCGTTCGGGGGCGGCGCCCCGCTGTGGAACACGTCCTGGGAATGCTATCCGCCGGCGACACGCAGGAAACGATCCTCGAGGGATACCCGTGGCTCGAACCCGAGGACATTCGTGCCTGTCTTGTCTATGCATACCGGGTCGTCGCGCATGAACGCGTCGAACCCTCCGTGACTGACAGGCCCGCTTGA